The Lepeophtheirus salmonis chromosome 6, UVic_Lsal_1.4, whole genome shotgun sequence DNA window GAGAGGAAGTGATCTCACCACGTCAACGTTGATCACACTGAATCTGCCAGGATTCTTATCGAAGGGTGCTGCTCCTGAAGGTCAAGGAAGAATAGCACTCTTATTCTGTTAACATACGAGGCAAGGCTCGACCCCAGTTTTGACCTCCTTTCTCAAGCTAGGGCAAGCAAAAGACTTTGATATCTCTCGCAGTGTTGACTTATAACTGGGACGTAAAATATCATGGGCAGCTTTTTTCCTTAGTTCGTCTGAAGAAATGATCTCTCTAAAATTATCCTCTGATCCAAAACCCAATAAGTTCCTCAATCCAAAGCTCTTCGTCACGAAGTGTTTTGATTTAAACTctaatattttaggaatataaattatgagGTCCCAAGAGATGTCATCCAAGAGTGGAAATTATTCCACTCGGACCGGTGCTAGGAAAAGGTGTCTGTGACAACGTTTGACTTTTCTCGATTTATGAACtatattgcaatgaaattaaGAACTATATGAAAACGTTCTGCACTGCTTTAACATCCCAGAAAGGATTCTTAGATTCGAGAGCTGAGCTCCAACGTTTATGGCCCAAGAACACCGTGAACTGCACTCCCTCCAATGCCCACCGAAAGTGAGAAAAAGGCTTCCTTGACAGCAAGGAGTCTTCTATCAAATGCTGAGTATTTTCGCTGTGTTGAGACGAGGTATCTTGACCAAACAGCTAGCGGGACCCAAATTTTTCCACGCCATTGCTCCAGGGAAGAGCTCATTCCGTTTAAAGAATTTTCAGTTGTTTTATCTTGTCGAAACACCAAAAGAGTGCAACCGGCTAGATTGGATTGTATTTCATCGAATGCTCTCTGCTGTAGAGAGTCCCATTCAAATTTCGTATTCACATGCAACAACTGATAAAGAGAACCGGTATGTTTAGCAAGGTTCTGTATAAACCTTGAGTTATATTGCACCATTCCCAGGAAGGATTATATAACTTTGCGGGATTTCGGTGGGGGAAGTCACAGACATACGGTGTCCCAGAAAGTCTAACAAAGTCTTGATCCACTGGCATTTTTCTTCACAAAGACGGAGCCCAGCCTCTTTGAGTCTTGACATGACTTTAAATAACATCTCCTGGTACTCTTCTAGAGACTTGTACTTGaccaaaatatcatcaaaatacaCGAAGACTCCGTGAAAGTTCCAGATTCATGAAGTTCATGAATCTTTTGAATTATTGGGCGGCATATTTGACGCCAAATGGCATTCCAATGTATTTGAAGAGGCTTATTGGAGTTATTGTTGTGGCTTTATGATTGTCTCGCTCTCTACCGGAATATGGTAATATACCTTACACAAGTccaatttgatttatatataaggGCTTCCTTGGTCTTGGGGAAGTCTATTTGGGAGGGGGCCCGATTTTACTAGTTCAGCAatcttgttttttaaaactGCTTAGTCTCCTGGATTTAGTAAAACATGGCGTTCTGGACTATACTATAGAGTGAGTTACTGAATGCTAAGTGGGAACACGTGCATGCCTTCttgaaaataacaaagaaaatatatttctgccCTCTTGTAGAATAAGAGAAGGAGAACAATGATGAGGAGGAAAATCAAAATACAAACATGTTTCACtcaaaactttttcttctttcaggatcataaatactatttagtaattttttttcttatggataataataatcaaataatattcttattatttacgtaagaaaaagtaaattaaatttataatttgtaagcctaagaattataattaattaaaaacttaagtACATAATCtcttttatgaacatatttaaatacaagaaattatttattatttgacttGTTGAAATAAGCATTACTCAAAATAACCTAAGCCGCTTATACTCTACATATACAGCTGtacctaaaattaaatttttttaaatatgataattttacatttttacaatgtacacaattttgagttattttattgtACGAGTCTGATGTCACAATTCCATACCAGGCGCGACGTTGAAATTTGTACAATCAATACATTTCACTGGAACGATATATAAATCCGTAACCACTAGACATggactaaaaaatatttggaaccCAGCTCTAACACTATATAATCTCCTCTAATCTTCGATGTAGGACCCAGTTGTGTCCAAAATGGCCTCAAGACCCCTGCTGAAGGTTTGGCacgtcttttttatttattctgggGACATATTGTCCCAGTGTTCCTTTACAGTGGGCATCATGACCATGATGTTTTCTTACCTAGAGCTACAGACCTTGATCTCTACAGGCGACTAGATGGCGTAGATCAAAGGGTTGGTTTCGTTTAAATACGAGGTTCATATTTATTTGGGCCGAAATTGATGTTATTACTCACCCATCTTTAAGCAGCATAGGCAGTGTAAGCAAGAGTGCCGTCTTGTTGCAGGACTACTTTATCATCAATGAAGTTAGCCTGCACAGCCAAGACCCAAGCCTTCTTGAGATACAACTCTCGATACTTTGGACAACTTTATCTATGTACTTTTGGAGGAAAGAGTGTATGATACCCTTCCGTAGGAGTCTTCAgcctttttatttgtacaaagcCGTGACTAGGACTTTCGTTATGGGAAACATGGGGAGGGGggaaacttgatttttaattttttggtgtaCGTAACATTTTTAACGAAACTGTTTTTACTAAACGGACACCTAGCTAAATTACCACTTTGTCAaaacaaataacttatttgGAGTCCATGTAATCatgattttaatttcattttttttttttttgggggagtttatttcacaaaaataaataccaaacatatataacatcataaaaaaataagacgtaatgggaaaataaacattataatataaaattatacctctcattttttttaatgttccttgaaTTGGTTGGATGGTGTTTCACTGATAaagtttaagtaaacattatagtattacattgaCATTACATGACCTAGGAATCGTCTTTCAAGTCCATATACTTTAtacttctctaggaacgacgtggcgcgaacctacgcactTGAATtcaggaaaataatttctcacaggtcaaggttaataggaatacaaggttagaccatcatgcaatcgggcttgctataatttttagtcTGATGTATTGTAACAGACTGCTGGggaagataggcagattttgacaaaacatgcaatcACTcttagtctatgacgtcacttttaccaaaattttcagaattttaTTGTATCGTACTAACTGCTGGCCAAgcaaaacagattttgacaaagctcgcaaccactcatttactatgacgtcaatattaaaagcgtggtggaagtcttACATgtattatggtataaccttgtcaCAAGCAACGCTTTTCTAAAACCTTTTTCCCGAGACCGATTTTTCCAAACTAATGACTAGTTGAATGCCTACTTTCCTAAgacaaatgattattatattttacgaTGATTCATGATCCAATACTATgtcaatatgtttaaaattcaagttaatcaaattttaaataatacaatatttaattatttcccacAATTTACAATcattaagtgttcattaattaatgattaattaattaatagaggTTCGAGCTTCAACAGTCGGTTCGAACTTCTATCAGAACCGTCATACAAAAAAGTGATTACCATCACCGAATAAATTATGTCGTAACCTcgcttacaaaaaatatacagtgaaTTTTGTTGTCTGCTATtgatgtttgaattttcaaagaGCTTTGTGCTCCTTGTGTGGTATAAGTTTCTAGTCCTATGACAAACGCTTATTCATTGTTATAGTGTCATAGacgataattaattgaaaaacagttaatcattgcaattcgtgggaaataattcaatatttttttttttttaattttagtaccGTGAATGGAAAATCTAAaatcataacaaaatatattttattatttttttcggcaaTGTATCCGCTCGGCAAAAAGGTGATAAGCAAAGTGTCCTAGAACCGAATTATATATGTATCAGAGGAACGTTTTTAttcattgataactttttttaggagatattttgatgaacttttttaaaataccaaatttgacaCTTTCTATAGAATCATAATCGGAGAAAATTAAAGCTTCAACCGATCCCCACATTCTTAAACGAAACATTTAAATACGGGACCAATAGAACCGTTGACCAAGAACAAATAAAACTTGTGTCTctcattatacatatttagttcataaaatgattaattatgaatataaaaaataatgtcagCTATTAGCTCATTATCCTAAGGAggtcattttttggtttattaccATTAAAAGGGCATTTATTGTCTCATTATAATAAAGAGATCacttattataacttatttagcATCATAAGAATTTTAACTGAATCACAGAACTGAGTATATTATTTGATGGACGTAGAGGATGATCCTCTAATGGAAGAGTAGAGTACAAATCCGTTTTTATCTGTCTATATTGTTCAAAAggttaatataatttagttcCAATTGTCCAATTCCAAAATCAggaaaaatctacaaatatgatattaaatgcTAAAGTGTAACGTTTCGATCCTTAAACGAACAATCAGAATCACTATATATTAGGGAGCAAATAAGTTGGtatcttttctctttttgctATTTACGGAGTTTCCCTTCTagatttttgtgtatatttaacgccattttttcaatttttatcatataaaatgaaGGGGAAAGAcagtagaaaaaatgaaaaaaacttcataagAAGAAGAAGTGAAGACGATACTTTCACTTATTCTTTCAGTTGCACCTCCAGTTCCCATTTTTTGCGTCTGTTGGTATTTCTCTAGTAATATGAGAAGAGTAGATTTAAATTGATTGTATTACAAATCCTGTTATGATATggtttcatagaaataataacaattgcAAATTCAAATAGTATCAACATTGAGTCATTAATTTCCACTTAGAAGAGTGGAAAACTATCATATTTTCGCCTCAATAAAGATGTCAACTCAAACGAATCTTCCTTCTCTCAAAGTCATTGGGATTCGTGTGGGTAAATCATAGCCAGGATGAGTGTTTGCTTAAGAActaattttctgtttttgtcCACAGTATTTTATATCGTGtaaggaaatgaataaaaacaacctGAGGTCCTTACATGACAGTGATTGAGAGCAGCTCGAATGTGACAAACAGATCTCAACAAGAAGTCAagatccaatatttttttcattgtggaattatgaaatattcaggATAATTTCGTTATTCTTCATTATCCATTCCATACGCAACGgtaacatattataattttaaaacactcATATCTTGTTCAATGAACTTTATAAgttaatttaagatacaatatATTCTTTCCATGGgttacaaaacaaattaaagaCAATTACATCCAATTTACTTAGTTGCATACTCTAATCATATTAGATAAATACTCATCTATTAAGAGAAGAAGGAAAGTCACTCCACACTTAATTGGATTTAGGTACAATCGTGTaccacaatttttttctaaaagaaacatAAGTATGCTTCATCTTATTAGAAAATTACGGTACCATTTTTACAATCGCTTGTGAAACTTTgtccaaaaaaactattttaacattacaagaaaatattttcgaCATGTTgattttgtttacttataattaacatataatATTGAGCAGCGTAGCTCATTGTACAGCATGCTCAGGAGCAAATATTATCATAAACTGAATGACCGAAGGCTCTATTCATAGTCGTAAGtagtgaataaaatatacaacgtAGCGCTTCGATATTGACCGCCACTCTTTCTCAACCGATTGATTTAGGGATTCAATACTGCTGTGACGTTGTCTacagacttttttttcaattcgcTACCAGATGCTGTAATCAAGGGGATTCAGGTTGGACTTTTGGTGAGGCCAGAAGTCCTTTGGGCAGAAACTCATTTTTCCTGTTGAAAGCAATAATTGACTTCCTTTGATAGTTTTGTCATCTAGCGAACTTAGGGAAGCACATTTATTCCCAAAATCATCACGTAATCCTTACTAGTTAATCTGTATCCAATGGGGAACCAAATTGGCTTCATTTAGGGAGTTTCAGATGAAAAAATGCCGAGCATTATTACTGATGCTGGATGTTTGGTGGTGGACACTTCACGGAGGTTGCAGTTGACTTCtccataaaatatgaaacaatcaTTTTTCCTATTGTACACGGGATCCACTGTAAATGTCTTCTcgtccaagaaaaaaaatcggatTCCGGGATAACTCAGGTCAATGTTAAGCATTTTGCAATGATCAgatcttaatttttcttgttgctgAGTAAGCAAAGGTAGTTCAATGTGCCAGAGAGACTTGCAACCAGCTTTTTTTGACGTTATTTGATGTGAGATGTGCttcctaaagatgacatcgtatttaaatgaaattttcccaggttattttcttatcatacaaCAACTTTTCCTAACTACCCATATTCGAATTTAgcaaaatagtacaaaaaaacatctttaacACACATGATGTATGTTGACTTCCAATACatttcctaggtcagatggagtaattttaatactataatgtttatatacaCTTAATCtttgcaactccatctgactaattTAAGAAGtgttaaaaaacttcaaaaatcattcatttcGACAAATAAACGaatcaaactattttattattcaaattcatgAATTGATCCATCAAGTTTATGTTCTCTACAACTTACGTCATAAGTAGGCAATATGAGTTAAAGATCATTTGTTTCCTCTAAGTACAAGActggataataattattattattaatcattataaactTAAACtgtcatcaaaaaaaatattatgaaccTCAAGCAACTGTCCTTAAAGAACATAAATTGGAAAACCAAAAATTAGCTCATTCTTATTAATTCTCAAAATAAGTTCAAAACAGTATTTACTTTTAACTCCATTGGCAAATAAGTAATgtcatatttggaattataTTAACGTGTATACAAACCCAATAGATTGagaggaaaaattatatttatgttacctattttgtttttgatatttgacAAAGTTCCGCCAGTAATCGAAATTTGTGTAGAATTACATCATATGAAAAGAGTTTAATTTAAACCATTTAAATGCTTACACATTAATAGCTTTGtgtttccaataaatttattaatgtaaaggAAGAACTTTTCATTAAGAATTGTAGCCAAGGTCTTTTTGATTAGTGATTTCAACAATAAGATTATAACAGATTGTCTAAAAGGCTTGAGACTAATaggaagtaattaaataattaacttgaCTTTTGAACACATTTAATgtccaaaaaatgtcattaatattatttataataatgatattagcggtaattaattttaaatatgaccaCTTTAGAAAACAATGACGATTTATAGGTGGTCGTGGAATTTGCCTCAGTAGCTTTTGATGTAGGCCCCTGACACGACAGTTCATAGCTCATTAACATAATCATTCAAGTCCTCAACATTTGGGTATTGGGTTGTGCAGACCTTGGACTTAACTTTCTACCGGCTACTCTAAACAGGGGTATTGTG harbors:
- the LOC139905712 gene encoding uncharacterized protein — encoded protein: MVQYNSRFIQNLAKHTGSLYQLLHVNTKFEWDSLQQRAFDEIQSNLAGCTLLVFRQDKTTENSLNGMSSSLEQWRGKIWVPLAVWSRYLVSTQRKYSAFDRRLLAVKEAFFSLSVGIGGSAVHGVLGP